A stretch of the uncultured Trichococcus sp. genome encodes the following:
- a CDS encoding DUF6096 family protein — protein MGQITKMPTTKTVNFGGLTLECRLTGRAILNIEKRLDESLMGLFIKNEGEMKLPPANKVLIVLHLSNTVHGVKEADVVKAFENFIDDGGNSMELFGIVQDLLGEAGFFGKSKDKAESEDLTLDNATEEESIL, from the coding sequence ATGGGACAAATTACAAAAATGCCTACTACAAAAACGGTCAACTTCGGAGGGCTTACGCTTGAATGCCGCCTTACCGGAAGGGCTATCTTGAATATCGAGAAACGTTTGGACGAGTCCTTGATGGGTCTTTTCATTAAAAATGAAGGCGAGATGAAACTTCCACCTGCCAACAAAGTTCTGATCGTTCTGCATCTGTCAAATACCGTTCATGGCGTGAAAGAAGCAGATGTCGTTAAAGCTTTTGAGAACTTTATCGATGATGGCGGCAATTCTATGGAATTGTTCGGAATCGTTCAAGATCTTCTGGGCGAGGCAGGTTTTTTCGGGAAATCGAAAGACAAGGCAGAAAGCGAAGACCTGACCCTGGACAACGCGACGGAAGAGGAATCAATCTTGTAA
- a CDS encoding phage tail tube protein — MEKLELQQFAGEIVGLLTKGTVLSYKKLAEFVELAGVKGIPQLGGDPERVDVTTLADAKRKYIAGIEDTDNLEFAIVYQTANFTDVHTLVETGVETEFKVVYPDGMAVTFKGVPKFKFSAAEINGALEFTLVIVVSDGPDFAPVV, encoded by the coding sequence ATGGAGAAATTGGAATTACAACAATTCGCCGGTGAAATCGTGGGGTTGTTAACAAAAGGTACAGTTCTTTCGTACAAAAAATTAGCCGAATTCGTAGAATTAGCCGGTGTCAAAGGGATCCCTCAATTAGGTGGAGATCCGGAACGTGTAGATGTCACTACGCTAGCCGATGCAAAAAGAAAATATATCGCTGGTATCGAAGATACTGATAACTTAGAATTCGCGATTGTATACCAAACCGCAAACTTCACAGATGTGCACACATTGGTCGAAACCGGAGTGGAAACGGAATTCAAAGTGGTTTATCCGGATGGTATGGCAGTCACTTTCAAAGGTGTGCCAAAATTCAAGTTCAGCGCCGCTGAAATCAACGGAGCACTTGAATTCACATTGGTTATCGTAGTTTCTGACGGTCCGGACTTCGCGCCGGTAGTGTAA
- a CDS encoding phage head-tail connector protein: MIVLQSYDRTIEIEKFVRFLGKSSMDAAEQKLLEDIYDDAVMEALGYCNRDDIHFGMTTCIRDLAKIRYNQQGSEGELSRSEGGVSQTFEDGIPRKIRSQLNKYRVAGMGRVR; this comes from the coding sequence GTGATTGTGTTGCAATCGTATGATCGCACAATAGAGATTGAAAAGTTCGTCCGATTTCTTGGCAAGTCGAGCATGGATGCTGCTGAACAGAAGCTTTTAGAGGACATCTATGATGATGCCGTAATGGAGGCCCTGGGCTATTGCAACCGGGATGATATTCACTTCGGTATGACAACATGCATCCGCGACCTGGCCAAAATAAGGTACAACCAGCAAGGTTCTGAAGGTGAGTTATCCAGATCAGAAGGCGGCGTATCTCAGACGTTTGAAGATGGGATCCCGAGAAAGATACGCTCTCAGCTAAACAAATACCGCGTGGCGGGAATGGGGCGTGTCAGATGA
- a CDS encoding conjugal transfer protein, protein MKVRVKEMPVRYSGKRYVENETLTIKKEAYDEKLFEILEDDSKKDGEDGE, encoded by the coding sequence ATGAAAGTAAGAGTCAAGGAAATGCCTGTGCGATATAGCGGCAAGCGTTATGTTGAAAATGAAACACTAACCATCAAAAAAGAAGCTTATGATGAAAAGTTATTCGAGATCTTGGAAGATGATTCGAAAAAAGACGGAGAAGATGGCGAATAG
- a CDS encoding major capsid protein, whose product MLKNEMKLQMFAGTSILDLFSHKEVLNYLRNRNLPTLLGDELFPSRKTTSLELEQITGGGGIPVIASIHAFDTESEIGSRQAAKATLELAFIKRKMQLKEKDIMALENPRTPEEQTYLTEQVYNDIEVLVRGVMARVEKMRMDVLANGQVTINENGLNATVDYQVPADHKEALSGTDLWTDPTSDPLGDIDRWIEAMSITPTRALTSKKILNALLRHPQVKASVFGSDTGKVLTRNELDAFMQSNGLPIIRTYDDKYKEQQKNGTYTTKRYFPENKFVMFDDEILGETVFGPTPEERLVRRAAVDISMVGNVLAMVYEENLDPVGTWEKAVATALPSFAAADEVFQAQPIA is encoded by the coding sequence ATGTTAAAAAATGAAATGAAATTACAAATGTTCGCAGGCACATCGATCCTTGACTTATTCAGCCATAAAGAAGTGCTTAACTACTTAAGAAACCGGAATCTTCCAACATTATTGGGCGATGAATTGTTCCCATCTCGCAAAACGACATCCCTGGAATTAGAGCAAATTACCGGTGGTGGCGGCATCCCTGTCATCGCAAGCATCCACGCATTTGACACTGAATCTGAAATTGGATCTCGTCAAGCTGCAAAAGCGACGCTTGAATTGGCATTTATCAAGCGTAAGATGCAGTTGAAAGAAAAAGATATCATGGCTTTGGAAAACCCTAGAACTCCTGAAGAGCAAACGTATTTGACGGAGCAAGTCTACAACGATATCGAAGTTCTGGTCAGAGGTGTAATGGCCCGTGTTGAGAAGATGCGTATGGATGTTCTTGCTAATGGCCAAGTTACCATCAACGAGAACGGACTTAACGCCACAGTGGACTACCAAGTTCCAGCCGACCACAAAGAAGCGCTAAGTGGAACGGACCTATGGACAGATCCGACATCAGATCCATTAGGGGATATCGACCGCTGGATCGAAGCGATGAGCATTACGCCGACACGCGCTCTGACATCTAAAAAGATTCTCAATGCATTGTTGCGCCATCCGCAAGTGAAGGCTTCTGTTTTCGGTAGCGACACCGGCAAGGTTCTGACTCGTAACGAATTGGATGCCTTCATGCAGTCTAATGGCTTGCCGATCATCCGAACGTACGACGATAAGTACAAAGAGCAACAAAAGAACGGTACCTACACAACGAAGCGTTATTTCCCTGAAAACAAATTCGTCATGTTTGATGATGAGATTCTGGGTGAAACAGTATTCGGGCCAACTCCGGAAGAACGTTTAGTACGCCGCGCCGCTGTGGACATCTCCATGGTCGGTAACGTGTTGGCGATGGTTTACGAGGAAAACCTTGACCCTGTCGGAACATGGGAAAAAGCAGTCGCTACGGCGCTACCTTCCTTCGCTGCCGCAGACGAAGTTTTCCAAGCGCAACCAATCGCTTAA
- a CDS encoding DUF4355 domain-containing protein: MNLSENAKYDYLLQAKKALNLQMFAEGDGGEGGEGGNPPEFTGPQSQSELDSLIGKAVNTALANAKKDWETQTKEQIETAKTQAEKLGQMSAEEKAAEAERQRLAELDEKERRLNQRELKFTASDILSEKGLPTKLADILNYSDENTVKAHIDVVSEAFSEAVQAEVDKRLAASIDIPAGGTTAKPTTKSEQFAKEMNQRSENKKSLWGK; the protein is encoded by the coding sequence ATGAATTTATCGGAAAACGCTAAATACGATTATCTGCTTCAGGCTAAAAAAGCGCTCAATTTACAGATGTTCGCTGAAGGCGATGGAGGAGAGGGCGGAGAAGGTGGCAACCCTCCGGAATTTACAGGTCCGCAATCGCAATCAGAATTAGATAGCTTGATCGGAAAAGCTGTAAATACTGCTTTGGCAAACGCTAAGAAGGATTGGGAAACACAAACGAAAGAGCAAATCGAAACCGCTAAGACACAAGCTGAGAAACTTGGACAAATGTCTGCAGAGGAAAAGGCAGCCGAAGCTGAAAGGCAACGTTTGGCAGAACTCGACGAAAAAGAGAGGCGCCTAAACCAACGCGAATTGAAATTCACTGCGAGTGACATTCTTTCGGAGAAGGGTCTTCCCACTAAACTGGCTGACATCCTCAATTATTCCGATGAAAACACAGTTAAAGCGCACATCGATGTAGTATCAGAAGCGTTTTCCGAAGCTGTGCAAGCAGAGGTGGACAAGCGTTTAGCCGCATCTATTGACATCCCTGCCGGCGGAACGACCGCAAAACCTACAACAAAAAGCGAGCAATTCGCAAAAGAAATGAACCAACGAAGCGAAAACAAAAAATCTCTTTGGGGTAAATAG
- a CDS encoding DUF2829 domain-containing protein produces MNFGQAIEALKEGKKVARKGWNGKGQFVYLITGEQLQRGLQYGYGEYEGEPTIVDVLAIKTTSNHIQIGWLASQSDMLSNDWEII; encoded by the coding sequence ATGAATTTCGGGCAAGCTATCGAGGCATTAAAAGAAGGTAAAAAAGTAGCGCGCAAAGGTTGGAACGGCAAAGGGCAGTTCGTGTATTTAATTACCGGCGAACAACTTCAAAGAGGTCTCCAATACGGTTACGGCGAGTATGAAGGGGAGCCTACCATTGTAGATGTCCTCGCTATAAAGACCACAAGCAACCATATCCAAATCGGATGGTTGGCCTCTCAATCTGACATGCTATCAAATGATTGGGAAATCATCTAA